gtacactatgTCGACCACTTGGTTATGATATTCCATGtatgccctgcctgctagcatcttgaATCCCaatgttatgtgctggattgtttcagagGCATATTTGCACAGCCTACACCTGGGGTCCTGTCTCGTATGGTAGATCCCAGCCCCTATTGATCTGGTACTCggagcctgctcctgtgctgctaggattagtgcctctgtgctgtctttcaatctagctttgtccagccactggtaggattttTCGATACCAGCCACTTCTCTCTGCTGGTGGTACATATTGTGCAGGGGTTGGTCCTTCCGTGAAGGGgccttccttcctccccctcctcctctggtttgtGCTGCCTAAGGTATTCACTAAGCATGTCATCTGTTGGGGAAATCTTCTAGATGTATTCATctatcttggatgtttcatcctgaatAGTGGCTTTGACGCTCACTAATCCTTGGCCTCCTTCCCTTTGCTTAGTGTGGAGATGCATTGTAAGGAGCTTtcttgtcttgatgtcagtggtGTCCATCTCTTTTGGCCAGCTTATTATGCCAACAGGGTACCTGATGACTGGGAGAGAGTAGGTGTTGATTGCCCGGACACTGTTCTTCCCATTCAACTGACTTCTCAGGACTTGCCTCACCCTTTAGAGGCActtagtggttgctgttttccttgcgGCCTCTTTGTGGTCACGatttgcctgtgggattccaaggtatttgtagctatcctccacatctgcttgCTATCTTGCCTTCTGGTAGTTCCATCCCCTTCTGACTGTCTATCCTCTCCTTCCTACCATCCGAGTACGCTTTTCCATGACTCTGGAGGCTACCTCCCTGGGGTACCAGTGGATAGAGCCTTCTCTTTGATGGTTCTGTTTCCTAGACTCCTCGGGGAAGTGGCGGCctccaaagttcctcataccaagccacatacacatacatttatcCGGGGGGGTGgactctttcactggggcctagAGTTTTGGGCCATCAGCTGGGGGATGCTGTCTAGGAGACAtcgtcagccagcggtcatgTTCCTGGAAATAATTTTTTCTCTCACtctagtcacacacacgcacacacacacacgcacacacacgcgcacgcacacacacacacacacacacacacacacacaccaagaggagtatatatttTACTTATATGCTCCTCTTGAAAAAGCAatactgtccatcacaatatgaaaCTCAGAATAAAAAATGTGGCTTGTTGAACTGCCAGGCAggacaaaaatataaaaaaagaatgtaTTTGTGTAGAATGTATTTATAAATCatttacactgtaaataaatagGCTGAACTGAACAAACACCATCTGTGGCAAGAAATAAGTGGAAATGCTACAGCCTGTTGATAAATCTGATTTTacaattttacttttttttgttttaaatttttattgaTAGAGTTTTCTAGCTAGAttacattttcaaattaaattccttttttataatatacttatatatatttcataattATACAACAGTGTGAAATTAAACAGTGTAAAATTAAACAATTCCAAAAATCACAGCATGACATCAACACAGTATATTACACATCTACATAACATGTTCAAAATCATGTCAAGAATGTCATAGTGGCGCACAAGCTGTTACACGTCTGGTTGGGGAACGAAAGCTGCAGTCAAAACCACCGCTTCCTGTGTGGGTCAGAAAAGTacgagtgtgtgtgattttacAACTGACGCCTGTTCCACCAACGAGCAGAGCTGAGGCGGTTTCACAGCATGTTTTTATGGTTGCTTTTGTTAGGCTGATGTCTGTTAGTTCCACTGAAACATAAACGTTTGCCGGGTAAAGTTTATGAACTGCAATAACTTTAGTAACAATTCTGCCCATGTGTTACAGTAACAATGCTTCTGGCGCTCTATCATGTACTGTCTGCAAAAAGTCCTTTCCAGTTAATGGTGAGAGATCTTAAAAGTTACTCCACAAAAAGCACAAGCACCTTGTTTGTAGCTTGAGGCTGTGACCAAgcctttaaacacaaaacacaacttttCATTTAATTACACTATTACACTGTGTTTCGAAGCTAGTTTAGTCTATTGTCGTGACAATGGGCAACAGAAATCTGCTCCACTATACACACAGTACATCAGAATtggaaacaaactaaaaaatGATTTTTAGCCTGGGagttttggtctccaccaacaAATCTGCTGCTACAAACAGTATGTTCTGCCTGCTTTTTGATGCCAGGTTGGTGGTGTGTGGGTGGGAAGTCGCCTACTGCAGCATGTCTGGAGTTAAGGCCAACAGGAGGGATTGCTGACTGACCAAATCAACAAGCTAAAACAGGCTCTGCACAGTTGGCTTGCCCCCTTTAATCATATGCAAAACATCAtcccaaacacacagtaaagtaGTAACTTGGAACCACCTGTGAATAGAATTTGATGGTAGTTGGGCCATTGAGCCGTGTCTGTTTTAGGTTCAGgtggcacatactgtagctacagaCCCCACGCTAAAGAGCCGCACACACAGACCAGTGAAAAGACGGCATCCCACAAAGTCAGGAAGGTTTTACCTCACAACCAAATCAACAGCTTCACTTTATTTGATATTCCCTACACAAACTGCACTGCACATGTTGAGCTGCATAAAGGTGCAAGCTGACAAAGAAGATGATCCAAGAATGTCTTTTCTTTCAGGATTTTCAGGTTGTTCTGTTGTTAAAACATTCCACTTGCTCGTGACCAGTCCCTCAGTGTGAAATCACAGATTGAAGATCCAGAACATAGACCCATACACGTCAAGCAAAGTGCTGACATTTCACTCATGTTCATGGCTTAATTTTGCCATTATCTGAATCTTAGGTGGTATTGACTTGATTTGCACAACATAATGTGCAAATGAGAAAACAGGATAGGAAAACCCTATAACATCCGACGGACTAGTGCTGCTCTTGTGCAGGGCTAATCCCCCCATCCTGGCTGCCTCCTCACTGCTCATCTACCAACTCAACAGCTGCCTTCTATGCTCTGTTCATCATGCTTCTTATAAGATACTATAGAGAACTCAAGCTCTTAATCTCAGGATATGAAgaccaaaataaacacaaaataatgatTTAGATGCACATGTACAGGACTTCTTCTGTCTGGTCTGTCTGATCCTGAACACAAGTAAAGGtgataaaaacacagaaaggaaTCTGTAGCATTAGAAACATggtacctgtgtttgtgtgtcttacaGTTTGGACTCCCAATGAATGATATGAGAAGTGCCAATGATTTAGTGATCAGTGTCCTTAGTTGATGGAAGTGTTAAAGACTCATTCAGACTGACCCAGTCATGAATGTGCAGGATTGATGATTGTACTGTTTTGTTGTGGTTCTAGTATCAACAACCCACAATGAGGACAGCATCAGTGCTTAAAACGCTGGCCTCACTGCGTCAGGGCGTGCGTGTTCGTGTACAGAAGACCAAGAAGAATAAGACCAATACTGAATTGAGCATTAACACTGTGTTGTGTAACCAAAAGTGTTTTCTCCACTGTAGGCCACGTACAGGAAGCCGTCCTCGTCCTTCTCCTTGTCGTACAGTTGGCCCATCGTCAGGCTGCAACACAGCACCAAATGCTGGGGTCAGATCACATACAGATGTAGACGTGAACACTGATACATGCCGCGGTAGATAGAGTGAATCTCTTTCATTCTGGAAACACACAACTGCTCAAATGTTTGATGAAAGCTTGAACTTTACAGCGTAATTAAACTGAACCACAGGGTCCCTGAATGTAAATGAGCTGGTAATCATTCCTTTTTTTcattaatgaattaaaaatctTGTTGTGAACTAGTGATCGGTGAAGTGAATTAAATAGAATTTGGGGATATCAAGGATATtattttgcgtgtgtgttgtgaagTATCTTCCCTATACAATGAGTGAATTGACATTCCTACGGTATATCCCTCTCACTCCTAACTGCAACACTGGTGATTAGTAGAGGAAGCATCTTGAATGATTATATAAGTTTATAGGTTGTTTGCCCCTCACTCCCACAAACATTTttcctgcatgtgtgtatttgtatgtattgTTTAGATGCTCGATAGTTCCACCCTCTTATAAGAAAATATGCTCCAAGGGAATAAGTCATATTAAAAGGAGAACAACAATTGCTGTAGAACTACAGTTTATATTCCAAATTCTCTGCTGACTCACTGCTGGACAACATCCCAGCTCGAATTATTTTTAGCTGAGACATGTTCAAATCCAGGACGAGTGCTTCTAATAGCCTAATCTACTTGTGAGGACAGCATGAGGTTGAGTAGCTCAGCAACAAAAGAGTGACTCTTCATTTAATATATCAGGAATTAAAAGGCTTTTCAACAAGAGCATTTTGATCCTTTAAATGTACTGAAGTTTATACAGTTGATGATAACTTTTCAATGAATATGGATCAATTGAATAtttggtgtgtgttttatctatgCTGTCCATATTTTTAAATTCCCTTTATAACACCTAGGGTCCTACCTGGACTGAGGAACCGTTTTGtcgatgaagaggaagatggCTTTCTCAGAAGGCAGCTGAATGCGTTTCCTGATGATCCACATGAACTGAGCCACAGTGATGTCGGCAGGCACCAGATACTTCCTTTTGTCAATGTCCACTATCTGAGAGCCAGAGACCTTCTCCACTAttacctgcagcacagacatcaACAGATTATATGGCGTTTGTTGTTCAACGTACTTTTCATATTTTCAATAAATCCAAATCTCTTATTTCTGTTTCCGTTATGTTTGGCTGTTTGCATGTATGAAATGTCCTCCTACTGTACTGAGCAATTCACAGGTAGTCTGATGTGAGCCAATAGGGCAATGTGACACAGTGTCAAAGCGCTTTGAGTACTGATGTGCagaacatttaccatttactgACGATGGAGAACCCAACGTTTTGTAGTGAATCAACCTGCTGAGTAATTGATGCTTGATTGAGACCTATCCACACAAATTCCAAGCTGTGATCTACTAAATACTGAACTGAAGAGGGTCAATATTTATGAAAAATTTGATTTAGTTTATATGATTTTGTAGATTTTAAGTGTTTTTGCTATGATATTAGATGTTATTCTGAGTATTCTGAGCCGAGACATTAACAAGCACAACACTTCCAGTGGAGTGAGGAGGACATGGACGGTGCAGTATTATAATAGAAGACGGACTACTAAACCAAACAACAGCCTTCAACAAAGGGTCAAGAGTCAAGTACAACAAATGCGCCTCAATATGAAAACTCTGTCTCAAAAGATCAATCAAAATCTTTCCTTTTGAACTTATAATGTAACAAGACAACGGTTATTCTAAACTGTATTATTTTACAATAACAGGATTTTTCATATGCAACTGAGATCTTTCTCTGGACTTAAAATTCCACTCAGTCTCTTCTATCCCTCCCATTGCTGCAGTTCAATGCTCATCCCTGATCCCTAGACATTCTGTCACTCTGTCTTAACCTTCTAACTGCTGCTGTATGTCACTAAGTCCCCCACTCCCACTTACCGGTACTCTGTCAGGGTATTTGTTGCGTATTTTGGCTGACTCCACACATCGGTGCTCTGAGGTAGAAACAaggagacaggaagacagagatAACAGTGATGAATGCAATCTCTTAAGAAACCTCTTCTTATTAGGCCAAATACAGACAAGCCTGGAATCAAGTCCTCCATCCATTAGAGTAAGACTAAGGCCTGCAGCATTAGCAGCCTTTACTGTCTGATACCAAAACATTTATTGGCTGATGAGACTTTTTTATGGATTCATCAAAGCTAGACTACACACTGGAAACAAGCCAGAGAATAGGGGGTTGAGATGGAGGCTGACCAACTTTCATGTGTCCACTAGTCCAGATAAGAGGCCTACTGTTAGAATAGCTCTACAGAACCATCAACAAGGCTTCTTTCAAAAGGTGATCTGATAGAATCCTCACAGAACCCGATAAAACCACAATAGCACAATAGCATTTTATAAACCTTAAAATATTAAGTGGACTCACTGACTTATTGACTGCAATTAAACTGTGATCCTCACTATTATCTGAGGCCCACGCAAGTCAACATTAAATTGACAGATTCAGGATGAACAGTCTCAGCCAAAAGGAAACTGAACATTTAAGGGAGAAATCAGGTGACGAATGTGTCAGTGATATAAAATCTGAACCAGTCAGACAAGAGTCATTCCATGTACTGAAACACCGTGTTAGCATATGTTGCTAATGCTATTCACAGCGGTTGTTTGCGAGCCGCTGTAACAAACATGCATTTCTGAACCTGCGTGGGATGAAATGGTGAAACCGACGCGTAAGGCACAAATGACCGTGCGTGACATGACGAGAACAACATCCTGCGTCATAGTCCGTATTAAGCCTCGTTACCAAGTGAATGGTCCTCTTTAAACATCCATTTCATGTTTGCTGGATCCCCGCACCGAGGCGTGATGGTAGAGTCGAAAGGCGATCTGCTAAATCTGTGGCTAATGTCGGCGCAATGTCTACAATTTCAGACAAAACCGATTAAAGGAAAAGTCTCTGTCCAAAGCTTCCGACCGTCGGTCTAACTGGAGGGTGACATCACTGTCGGACAGAGGTAGGACGGTGgcgctgctgccttcaggtgacCTCGGAATTAAAAtggctgcaaacaaacagagcccTCGTAAACGAAGGTTCATgcatttttattacattttattgtcaCGAATATTCCTAGGCAAACATTCCCATTGCtaagaatataaaaataatttattaaaaagctGGACAGCACCCTGGACGAGGCGTAGGGAGTGATGCAATGTAGATCACTATAGGGCCTAAGCAATATGATCTCAGGATGCAGATGCTGGCCTTGGGGCCTGTCATATCTGTGGGAGAGAAGGGGCCTGAGTTTCTGTGCTTCTTTTTTTAGCTGGTGAGGTGAAACTCCCAGCACCAAGGAAACTTCAACAAGATCCTGCATGAGGCTGGAGACAGAGTCTAAATAGACCATGTTCAACTGCCAGGGTCAATGTGGGCTTTTATAGATGTGTCTGACATGCCAGAAACCCTTGAATCCTCTGTTGGACACTGAAGAAAGGATACCCTTGAGCTAAAGAAGGAAACCTATGAAGCCTGGTTGGCTTGTGGGTCTCCTGAGTCAGGTGAGAGGTACCAGCAGG
The genomic region above belongs to Betta splendens chromosome 6, fBetSpl5.4, whole genome shotgun sequence and contains:
- the gabarapl2 gene encoding gamma-aminobutyric acid receptor-associated protein-like 2, translating into MKWMFKEDHSLEHRCVESAKIRNKYPDRVPVIVEKVSGSQIVDIDKRKYLVPADITVAQFMWIIRKRIQLPSEKAIFLFIDKTVPQSSLTMGQLYDKEKDEDGFLYVAYSGENTFGYTTQC